The following DNA comes from Cedecea neteri.
TCGCTGATGGTCACCACCCTGCACCTGGCCCGGCAACTGCTGGGCTTCAACACCATTAACCCGCCTGGCAGCGAAGCAGATTGCATGCGATTCTTTGCCAGCTGGCTTGGCGATAACGGTTTTGACGTTTCGCTGTCATCGTTCGGCGAGGGGCGCTGCAATCTTATCGCCCGGCTGCCCGGAGCGAAGGCCGGTAAACCGCTGGCCTTCACCGGACATCTGGATACCGTTCCGCTGGGAAATAACCGGTGGCAGTACGATCCTTTCGGCTCGCAGATTGAAGACGGGCGTCTTTATGGCCGCGGATCCAGCGATATGAAAGCGGCAATAGCCGCGTTTGCCGTGGCCTGCGTTAAGCTGCGGGAAACAATCCTCGCCGGACGCGGCGCGTTATTGCTAATTACCGGCGGTGAAGAAACCGGCTGCGACGGTGCACGGGCACTGATTGACTCCACGCAGTTGCCCGACGTGGGCGCGCTTATTGTCGGTGAGCCCACCGCCAACTATCCGGTTATCGGCCATAAAGGCGCCCTCTGGCTACGCTGTGAGACTCGGGGGAAAACCGCCCACGGCGCGATGCCGGAGCTGGGCATTAATGCTATCTATCTGGCGGCGGATGCGCTGGGTAAAATCCAACATTTTTCGCCGGGCGCGCCGCATCCACTGATGAAGCAGCCCACGGTGAGTGTCGGATGTATTCACGGCGGGCTAAATATAAATTCCGTGCCGGACCACACGCATTTCGATGTTGATATCCGTAGCGCGCCCAATTTACAGCACGCCATCATCCGCCAGCGGTTGACTTCGCTGCTTGGCGAGAGCGTCACGGTGTCGACGCTAGTCGATCTGCCCGCAGTACTCAGCGAGCAAGAGCACGCGTGGATAAAACAGGTTTATCAACGCTGCCAGCCGCTGCATGCCACGCCGCTTGAGTCTCGCGTAGTGCCATACTTTACCGACGCTTCTCTGTTGCTGCCTGCGCTTGGAAACCCGCCCTGTATGATTCTCGGCCCCGGCGAGCCGTCTATGGCTCATCAAACCGACGAGTATTGTCTGCTCAGTCGGCTGGAGGAGGCCGAGCAGCTGTATGGGGAGATTATT
Coding sequences within:
- a CDS encoding M20 family metallopeptidase; amino-acid sequence: MVTTLHLARQLLGFNTINPPGSEADCMRFFASWLGDNGFDVSLSSFGEGRCNLIARLPGAKAGKPLAFTGHLDTVPLGNNRWQYDPFGSQIEDGRLYGRGSSDMKAAIAAFAVACVKLRETILAGRGALLLITGGEETGCDGARALIDSTQLPDVGALIVGEPTANYPVIGHKGALWLRCETRGKTAHGAMPELGINAIYLAADALGKIQHFSPGAPHPLMKQPTVSVGCIHGGLNINSVPDHTHFDVDIRSAPNLQHAIIRQRLTSLLGESVTVSTLVDLPAVLSEQEHAWIKQVYQRCQPLHATPLESRVVPYFTDASLLLPALGNPPCMILGPGEPSMAHQTDEYCLLSRLEEAEQLYGEIIHDWMA